A stretch of the Thiomicrorhabdus xiamenensis genome encodes the following:
- a CDS encoding response regulator: MKAQKIHTATLSLQAVSVLIFALFVWILGENLSTLSEEIKWIESSKDAINIIETTNQLSEEDNLGYRLINGESRYFSAWQASQKKTDALMTNFLGSTPLFEIPGLEIAWTNFKDKRQVIENCASGKSCYYSPYEGEEIPPLELQNILINAKKKLFNSHYFNNNISALSEFAWQFKIWNSRYRRLLSMLEIYAEKPSPQLRKHILDISLIMEKNGLQLDADQNLFQTYPLIFEKLGTIAKDYQQITIDYLRPLHQSGNKLVKLEHLPDSSHNTIIEHSNAMQSLVYETIMQEVNKLYHTRFNNILFKSLLMLFGFIALIVLIRLVKISALEPLRQNEAILENAAAGIIQINAQGVVTRVNRSAEEMFGYSGQEMIGNNIEIIMPPSYANHHQEYINRYLQNGHGHIINQGEREVEGLRKNGTTFPLALAVSEIKLQNDSEFIGILTDLTERNEARDAAQLRNKLLDALKTATEASVATQDGENKVWDKLLKVILGITGSESGFIAEVVYKDDNHQRCLKMHAMSNLAWDKESQYMYDQFKQSQESFCSPDTLIGEVLYKEHMIINNNMENDPRSQKTPNGHPKLKRFICIPIKKGNQLIGIYALANARTSYNEKVVELLEPFHSTCLVMFTGMHEAEIRKQLMEELHTATQEAISAKEQAEAAAETKAIFLANMSHEIRTPMNAIIGMAYLALRTKLDPRQKYYVERIHSAGESLLKIINDILDFSKVEAGKMEIESIPMKLEEVLGNSASLLAETIQQRPLELLVEIKSKDVLGNAGWVLCDPLRLEQVINNLLSNALKFTEEGYVKLSIDGKFTGKSIQVHIEVQDTGIGMTQDQVANLFQQFSQADGSTTRKYGGTGLGLAISQKIINLLDGTIRVKSEKDKGSTFYFDLDLPVAPQRRDPTQIKENLKALIVDDVKIAQETLGNLLKIYGLQITSCSDVDEAQKVVCTKEFDLIFIDMVMPEKDGEEFIKFIRQNCPAQLPKCILVSAYDQESMAELGNRYEIPDVLSKPVLPKHIEQLLAQHFPHLRSTLKLETTNGQIEQSMDLNVSGMKILLAEDNLLNQQIAVELMESKGAQVTVVNNGLEAVNELQAKGPDFYEMVFMDVQMPEMDGHTATKTIRKDPQFSKLPIIAMTAHALEEERQQSFASGMNGHLSKPVDPQELYRILGKYYHGDDSTFADSNVPDNKEIIHPHKGQAFKWVNLDDGLRMAGGSEKLYHSILEQYVDKYQNLPENFLQLQKENNYPEMLRLIHSFKGISATVGAQELSAHSAELENFLKEHEQDWTTNQSELEERLTTLENARQAAFEELSVYVQTVNEEATEAHSAAPASVDTSEHQDKLSQLKAMLENFDGEATVYFENNQTLFETLLDKKRFNTLLHAINNFDFDKALEIVNSTDE; this comes from the coding sequence ATGAAGGCACAAAAGATCCATACCGCAACTTTGAGTTTACAGGCCGTTTCGGTATTGATTTTTGCCTTGTTTGTCTGGATATTGGGAGAAAACCTCTCAACTCTGTCCGAGGAAATCAAATGGATCGAGAGTTCTAAAGACGCCATCAATATCATAGAAACGACCAATCAATTAAGCGAAGAGGACAACCTCGGTTACCGACTGATTAATGGTGAAAGCCGTTACTTTAGCGCTTGGCAGGCTTCACAAAAAAAAACCGATGCCTTAATGACGAATTTCCTCGGAAGCACTCCGCTCTTCGAGATTCCCGGACTTGAAATCGCCTGGACAAACTTTAAAGACAAACGTCAGGTAATCGAGAATTGCGCCAGCGGGAAAAGCTGTTATTACTCTCCCTACGAAGGCGAAGAGATCCCACCTCTTGAACTCCAGAACATCCTAATCAATGCCAAGAAAAAGCTTTTTAACAGCCATTACTTCAATAACAACATCAGTGCATTAAGCGAGTTTGCCTGGCAGTTTAAAATCTGGAACAGTCGCTACCGCAGACTTTTAAGCATGCTGGAAATTTATGCCGAAAAGCCAAGCCCACAGCTGCGTAAACACATACTCGACATCAGCCTGATTATGGAAAAAAACGGGCTGCAACTGGACGCCGACCAAAATCTCTTCCAAACCTACCCGCTGATTTTCGAAAAGCTTGGAACAATCGCTAAAGACTACCAGCAAATCACGATCGATTATCTTCGCCCCCTGCATCAGTCGGGAAATAAACTCGTCAAACTCGAACATCTTCCGGACAGCAGTCACAATACGATTATCGAACACTCCAATGCGATGCAGAGTTTGGTTTATGAAACCATTATGCAAGAAGTGAACAAGCTTTATCACACCCGCTTCAACAACATCCTGTTTAAGTCCTTACTGATGCTGTTCGGCTTTATCGCCCTGATCGTACTGATTCGTCTGGTAAAAATTTCAGCACTCGAACCACTACGCCAGAATGAAGCCATTCTTGAAAATGCCGCCGCCGGAATTATCCAAATCAATGCACAAGGCGTGGTGACCCGTGTTAACCGCTCTGCCGAGGAGATGTTCGGTTATTCGGGCCAAGAGATGATCGGCAATAATATCGAAATCATTATGCCCCCTTCTTATGCCAACCACCATCAGGAGTACATTAACCGCTATCTTCAAAACGGCCACGGTCATATCATCAATCAGGGCGAGCGCGAGGTTGAAGGGCTGCGCAAAAACGGCACCACTTTTCCGCTTGCGCTGGCCGTATCGGAAATTAAATTACAAAACGATTCGGAATTTATCGGCATTTTGACCGATCTCACCGAGCGCAACGAAGCCCGAGACGCAGCGCAATTAAGAAACAAACTGCTGGACGCCTTAAAAACCGCCACCGAAGCTTCCGTAGCGACGCAAGACGGAGAAAACAAAGTCTGGGACAAGCTTCTTAAAGTCATCCTCGGCATCACCGGCAGCGAATCCGGATTTATTGCTGAAGTCGTCTATAAGGACGACAATCACCAGCGTTGCCTTAAAATGCATGCCATGAGCAATCTAGCCTGGGATAAAGAGTCCCAGTATATGTACGATCAGTTTAAACAATCACAAGAATCATTTTGCTCACCGGATACTCTGATCGGAGAAGTGCTCTATAAAGAGCACATGATCATCAACAATAATATGGAAAATGATCCCCGTTCGCAGAAAACGCCAAACGGCCACCCCAAACTTAAACGCTTTATCTGCATTCCGATCAAAAAAGGCAACCAACTCATTGGGATTTACGCTTTGGCTAATGCGAGAACGTCTTACAACGAGAAAGTTGTCGAGTTGCTTGAACCGTTCCATAGCACTTGTCTGGTCATGTTTACCGGCATGCATGAAGCTGAAATTCGTAAACAGCTGATGGAAGAATTGCATACCGCAACCCAGGAAGCCATTAGCGCCAAGGAACAGGCCGAAGCTGCTGCAGAGACCAAAGCGATATTTTTGGCCAATATGAGTCACGAAATCCGCACACCAATGAACGCAATTATCGGTATGGCTTATCTCGCCCTGAGAACCAAGCTTGATCCGCGGCAAAAATATTATGTCGAGCGAATCCATTCGGCCGGCGAATCGCTTTTAAAAATCATTAACGACATTCTGGATTTTTCGAAAGTCGAAGCCGGCAAGATGGAAATCGAATCCATCCCTATGAAACTCGAAGAAGTACTAGGGAACTCGGCCAGCCTGCTGGCGGAAACCATCCAGCAACGCCCTTTGGAACTTTTGGTGGAGATTAAATCCAAAGATGTTCTCGGTAACGCCGGCTGGGTTTTGTGCGACCCGCTGCGTCTTGAGCAAGTCATTAACAACCTGCTGTCCAATGCTTTGAAATTTACCGAAGAAGGCTATGTCAAACTGAGTATCGACGGTAAGTTCACCGGAAAAAGCATCCAGGTGCATATCGAGGTTCAAGATACCGGTATAGGCATGACTCAAGACCAGGTCGCAAACCTGTTCCAGCAATTCAGTCAGGCGGATGGTTCAACAACCCGAAAATACGGCGGTACAGGGCTTGGGCTGGCAATTTCGCAAAAAATCATCAACCTTCTTGACGGAACAATCCGCGTCAAAAGCGAAAAAGACAAAGGATCGACATTTTATTTTGACCTGGATCTGCCAGTCGCGCCTCAACGTCGTGATCCAACACAAATCAAAGAAAACCTCAAAGCGCTGATTGTCGACGACGTGAAAATTGCTCAGGAAACCCTCGGTAACCTGCTTAAAATCTACGGCCTGCAGATCACCAGCTGTTCAGATGTTGATGAAGCTCAGAAAGTGGTCTGTACCAAGGAGTTCGACCTGATTTTCATTGATATGGTCATGCCTGAAAAAGACGGTGAAGAGTTTATCAAATTCATCAGGCAGAACTGCCCCGCTCAGCTGCCTAAATGCATCCTTGTCTCCGCCTACGATCAAGAATCGATGGCCGAACTGGGTAACCGGTACGAGATTCCGGATGTCCTGAGCAAACCGGTATTACCGAAACATATCGAACAACTTCTGGCGCAGCACTTCCCTCATCTGCGCAGCACTTTAAAACTGGAGACGACAAACGGTCAAATCGAACAAAGTATGGATCTGAACGTCTCAGGAATGAAAATATTGCTGGCGGAGGATAATCTTTTAAACCAGCAGATTGCGGTTGAGTTAATGGAATCCAAAGGCGCCCAGGTAACCGTGGTCAATAACGGCCTGGAAGCCGTCAACGAATTGCAGGCCAAAGGACCCGATTTCTACGAGATGGTATTTATGGATGTGCAAATGCCCGAAATGGACGGCCACACCGCAACCAAAACTATTCGCAAGGATCCTCAATTCAGCAAATTGCCGATTATCGCCATGACAGCACATGCACTTGAAGAGGAGCGTCAACAATCCTTTGCCAGCGGCATGAACGGCCATTTAAGCAAACCGGTTGACCCGCAGGAACTTTACCGGATTCTGGGCAAATATTACCACGGTGACGACTCTACTTTTGCCGACTCAAACGTCCCCGACAACAAAGAGATCATTCATCCGCACAAAGGTCAGGCTTTCAAATGGGTCAATCTTGACGACGGCCTGCGCATGGCCGGTGGCTCGGAAAAACTGTACCACTCAATTCTTGAACAGTATGTGGATAAATACCAAAATCTGCCGGAGAATTTCCTTCAGCTTCAGAAAGAAAACAACTATCCGGAAATGTTACGCCTGATTCACTCCTTTAAGGGAATCAGCGCAACGGTTGGCGCGCAGGAACTTTCCGCACACAGCGCTGAGCTGGAAAACTTCCTGAAAGAGCATGAACAAGACTGGACGACAAATCAGAGCGAACTTGAAGAACGCTTAACCACGCTGGAAAATGCCCGTCAGGCAGCCTTTGAAGAACTCTCCGTGTATGTACAGACCGTAAACGAAGAAGCCACGGAAGCACATTCTGCGGCACCGGCATCAGTTGACACCAGCGAACATCAAGATAAGCTGAGTCAGCTCAAGGCAATGCTGGAAAATTTCGATGGCGAAGCCACCGTCTACTTTGAAAACAATCAAACGCTGTTTGAGACGCTGCTGGATAAAAAACGTTTCAACACGCTTTTACACGCGATCAACAACTTTGATTTCGACAAAGCCCTGGAAATTGTTAATTCAACCGACGAATAA
- a CDS encoding EAL domain-containing protein translates to MNKQFVAVITVILFISLVFIYDVYSNVTNTYRNISSQVESQQTKRNLLTTMHNAARERSLILLQMMAETDEFILDEYSLRLSLLANRFINARQELYTLKLSDREKALLSEQTALTKINAPLQDKISQLFLDGAKEEATTILLNKAIPVQTEILNKLAGVIELGSIESALLVDNVNQKLIGSKLRFGLIFVIFLALVLFLFFYAFRSSRKEQRLLASNLKMQQEISEQLQTSKNKLSQYTDALSTFTVMLTTDGMIELVNNSAATSMGSNQDNWVGRYFFECYWWGDNALRSQIKSDIQMCASGQQINKEVTIRSANGEKMIIHFILTPIRNSEQEITYLVAEGQDITERKLVEKKISYQASHDALTDLINRYEFEHRLSLLLQRAEDHQLHYVFYLDLDQFKIVNDTCGHSAGDALLRQIPRLIQPYIRQSDVLARLGGDEFGIILENSNQDNAKSIANEIINAIRDYQFAWEGKVFRIGVSIGIVEIDDSMTKPDMIMKWIDSACYAAKDKGRNTFHFYVSNDEKLQLRAEEMGWISRIESALQENLFELYAQPIMTINSDKDSDKGKINYELLLRMNSNTGIALPGAFLPAAERYDKAIDIDYWVFSKAFELFREYPDFLPSIGYCAINISAQSLTSHEFLTFLTAKFAEMGSLAPKFCIEVTETTAIANLENAQHFISTLREKGVTFALDDFGSGLSSFGYLKTLKVDKLKIDGMFVKDIANDQIDHAMVKSIHEVGTVMGLKTVAEFVENDSVLEKLKQIGVNYAQGYGIGKPQPLIEILQR, encoded by the coding sequence ATGAATAAACAGTTTGTCGCTGTTATTACCGTTATTTTGTTTATTTCCCTCGTGTTTATTTATGACGTTTACAGTAACGTCACCAATACATACCGAAATATTTCCAGCCAAGTCGAATCGCAACAAACAAAACGTAACCTTCTAACGACTATGCACAATGCTGCTCGTGAACGCTCGTTAATTCTCTTGCAGATGATGGCGGAAACGGACGAATTTATTCTTGATGAATATTCTCTACGATTAAGCTTGCTGGCCAATCGCTTTATCAACGCCCGACAAGAACTCTATACCCTGAAGCTGAGCGACAGAGAAAAAGCATTGCTTTCCGAACAAACGGCCCTGACCAAAATCAACGCACCACTGCAGGATAAAATTTCTCAATTATTTCTTGATGGCGCCAAAGAAGAAGCGACGACGATTCTGCTCAATAAAGCAATCCCTGTCCAAACCGAAATTCTAAATAAATTAGCGGGCGTCATTGAGCTGGGGAGTATCGAGTCGGCCCTCTTGGTGGATAACGTCAACCAGAAGCTTATCGGTTCCAAACTGCGGTTTGGTCTGATTTTCGTGATTTTTTTGGCGCTGGTTTTATTTTTATTTTTCTACGCCTTTAGAAGCTCCCGCAAGGAGCAACGTTTACTGGCTTCCAACTTGAAAATGCAGCAAGAAATCTCCGAACAGCTGCAAACCTCGAAAAACAAACTGAGTCAATATACCGATGCGCTATCGACCTTCACCGTGATGTTAACCACTGACGGAATGATTGAACTGGTTAACAACTCTGCCGCGACATCCATGGGAAGTAATCAAGACAACTGGGTTGGACGCTATTTTTTCGAGTGCTACTGGTGGGGAGATAATGCGCTTCGTTCGCAAATTAAGTCAGACATTCAAATGTGTGCCTCGGGGCAGCAGATAAATAAAGAAGTGACCATTCGCTCTGCGAATGGGGAAAAAATGATCATTCACTTTATCTTGACCCCTATTCGTAATTCCGAACAGGAAATCACCTACCTGGTTGCCGAAGGGCAAGATATTACCGAGCGAAAGCTCGTTGAAAAGAAAATTTCTTATCAGGCTTCGCATGATGCCTTGACGGATTTGATAAACCGATATGAATTTGAACACCGCCTGTCTCTGCTGCTGCAAAGAGCTGAAGATCATCAATTACACTACGTTTTTTACCTGGACCTGGATCAGTTTAAAATTGTCAATGACACCTGCGGCCACAGTGCCGGTGATGCGTTACTCCGTCAAATCCCTCGTTTGATTCAGCCCTATATTCGCCAGTCTGATGTCTTAGCCCGCCTCGGAGGCGACGAGTTCGGTATTATTCTCGAAAACTCGAATCAGGATAACGCCAAATCCATTGCCAACGAGATTATCAATGCGATTCGCGATTATCAATTTGCCTGGGAAGGCAAGGTATTCCGCATTGGTGTAAGCATCGGAATCGTCGAAATTGATGACTCCATGACAAAACCGGACATGATTATGAAGTGGATTGATTCCGCCTGTTATGCCGCGAAAGACAAAGGGAGGAATACTTTCCATTTTTATGTATCGAACGATGAAAAATTACAGCTCAGAGCCGAAGAAATGGGCTGGATTTCACGTATCGAGTCCGCGTTACAGGAAAACTTGTTCGAGCTTTACGCACAACCCATCATGACCATTAATAGTGACAAGGATTCCGATAAAGGCAAAATTAATTATGAACTGCTGTTACGGATGAATTCCAACACTGGCATAGCCCTACCCGGCGCTTTTCTGCCCGCCGCAGAACGATATGACAAAGCGATTGATATCGATTACTGGGTATTTTCCAAAGCATTTGAGCTCTTCAGGGAATATCCCGATTTTTTACCTTCAATCGGTTATTGCGCCATTAATATTTCTGCGCAATCCCTGACCTCTCACGAATTTTTAACCTTTTTAACTGCCAAGTTTGCCGAGATGGGCAGCCTGGCACCAAAGTTCTGTATTGAAGTCACGGAAACCACTGCAATCGCGAATTTAGAGAATGCTCAGCACTTTATCTCTACTTTAAGAGAAAAAGGAGTGACCTTTGCACTGGATGACTTTGGCAGCGGGCTATCCTCTTTCGGATATTTAAAGACCTTGAAGGTAGACAAGTTAAAAATTGACGGTATGTTTGTCAAAGACATTGCTAACGATCAGATTGATCATGCCATGGTTAAGTCGATTCATGAAGTCGGCACGGTAATGGGACTCAAAAC